The nucleotide sequence CCATTTGCCTGCAAGGGTACTGTGTgagttacagaatcatagaatgtccagagttgaaagggacccacaaggattatcaagtccaactcctgtccttacatcggacaaccccacagttcacaccatgtatctgagggtgttgtccagtctcttattgaatactgtcaggtttggggccgtgacacctccctgggaagcctgttccagtgcttcagcaccatctgggtgaagaaccttttcctgatgtccaacctaaacctccacgacacatgttcctgccattcccgcaggttctgtcattggtcaccagagagaagagatcagcgcctgcccatCATCCTCCCCTGGTGagaaagctgtagctgccatgaggtctttcctcagtctcctccagactgaacaaaccaagtgactttagctgctccttatACAGCTTCCCATCCAAAtgcttcaccaactttgtagccctcttctggacgctctctagtagctttatatgtttttatcctgtggcatccAGAACCGCACACAgtgttccaggtgaggctgcaccagtgcagagcagagcgggacaatcacctccctgcccggctggcaatgctgtgcttgatgcacccaggacacagttgccctcttggctggcacagcacactgttggctcatgttcagcttgccattgaccagaacccccagattctTCTCCGTGGGGCTGATTTCCAGTATtttgttccccagtctgtatgtacagccagggttgccgtgtcacaggtgcaaaatccagcacttgcccttgttgagctTCATGGCGATTGCGCGGTTCTCCACTTTGTTccgatccctctgcagggcccctctgcccTCAAGGGTGTTGACAGCTTGTCCAAATTGTGTGCCATTTgcgaacttacttagtattccctcaagtcctgagtccaagtcatttataaagacattgaagagcgctGACCCTAAggtggatccctgcagaaccccactagtgactggttgccagcctgacataaccccatttactagaaccctttgagcctggctcaTCAGCCGGTTgttcacccactgcactgtgtgtttatccagctgtgtgctggagatcttgtccaggaggatactgtgggagacagtatcaaaggctgtgctgaaatccaaaaatatcacattgacaggcttcccttggtcagctaggtGTGTAACCTTGTCCtagaatgaaattaagtatgttaagcaggactttcctctCATGAACCTGTTCTGGCTGgaaccaatgactgtgttgttgttcagatatttttcagtaactcccagaacaatcttcgcCATGATTTTGTCAGGGACAGAAATGAGGCTGACagacctgtagttgccagggtcatccctgttgcccttcttgtagattgggacagtgtttgccagcttccagtcaactgctACCCATAGATGTCTGATTCACTGTTTGCATTACATAGTGTGTATGTTCACATACAAGTACTTGAGATGGGTCACAGTCATGCTACTTTCTCAGGAAATGTGAGAATTTTTCCTGTCATGCTTCATCTTGGGTGTTCCCCTCTGCCCCTGTTCTGTATCACTGCTTTTTTGGGGGCTGTGGTTATAAAAGGTAATTAGAGGCACTCTATTCTTTAAagatggaaacaaaaaataattcctgGAGCATATACATTAAAAGTACACCAGCAATATAATATTGTGCTTTTTACCTGAAATTTTTCTCTGGTGGTATTATGAGTCACACCTGAGGTAAATGAAATTGGGAAGAGTAGAAAACAATTATCTACAGTTTTACCTAAATGCCTGAGACTAGAAGGAAAAAATTATCCAAAATAATTGCTCATGCCCAATGTACATGTGAGATTACCTGCATTCTTCAACAGTTGTCAGGACCTGGAAATGAATCTTTACGTATCCCACAGAGAATTCAGGATGATTGCTCCTGGGGTAGGGAACTGGTATTCAGCTTCTTTTGATTTGCAGGCTTCTAAACACTTTCCTATAGATGTATGGATTGCTAGATAGGGAACTGAAACCATGGGGCTTTAGGCTTGACTTTCTTAATTACTGTAGAAGTAGTGTGTGGAACCACCTCAGGAGGTCTGTGCAGGCCACATTGAAGCCGCTGGCAGAGGGACACGCTGTTGGGGAGGAGTTTCTGAAGAGGCAAGACAAGGTGTTGGAGAGAGGTAGTCTAAAAGATTCCAAATTACTTCTTGGTTCTCTGGTTGTagctttttcatttcttaaatACTCTGAATAATAAGAAGCATTCTGTACAGTTTTTTGTTTCATGGTACCCTGTTTAAAAACTCTTTCCTGTAAAATTATCCAAAGTAAAAACTAATGGATCTTTGCTGTGTTTCAGATTCTGCAGTCTAGTTTAGACTAGTCTTTTTGGTACACTTAGAGATACTTTCTTGGGTTCACATTATTAAATGGTTTGAAATTCTTAGTCCTGACCTCTTTGGAAGAGAATACAAAATCTTGTCATACTCTCTGTAAGGTGTAATGTTTGTGAAGTTTGTAGGCAGTAAAACTTTCAGGTTCTATGATATCTAATCAAAAGTCATACAACAAATGAGCTGTTTTGGAAGACAGGAGCGGTGCTGCTGGGGTCTGTGAAAGTTATTTCAAGTATTTCTTGGGAAGCTGTTTACAGTCAGAATGTAATGGGTTGCAGGGCACTTCCTAACTGTAAAGGATTTGTGTTAATGCTTTCCTTGCAGTTTTGTCCTGCGGGAAGTGACTAGTACTCAGACTCCTTCAAAGCAGATGCAGGGTTTTCATGACAgcatctttcctttttttggttttaataagtaGTGCTTTGAACCATAGACTTTTAAGGCAAAGTTTATTATTGTCAGTATCGTTGACAGATTTGGGAGGAGGGCCAGGAACTGAATGGGCGTTGAAACTCTGAATTTTAGTGTTAAGAATGCCTTTCTGAATGGGTTGGTGTAAGCTTTTGCATTATGGGGCAAAGAGAAGTCTTGTGATGATATGGCTCCTCTTACCCTATTTCGAGTAGCAGAGAACTTTGAGAGAGGAATTCAGAGCACAAtagacaaatatttaaaaaaagtcAACAGTTGTTCAGTATTAAATAGCTTTACATTTTTGAGTTGTTGTATTTTTGTGTAAACTAATTTGAAGGAGAGAAGCAGAAGTATAATAACTTTGACCTCATCTttaattacttgattttttttttaataatttttgcctTTAATTTTCTAGCATGGCTGATGTGCATCTTGAGATTATGCTAATAAATAtctttttattctatttctcTATCTTTCTCCCTTTGTCCAAAAACCCTCCATCCAAATTCTAGCAAGTGGAAAGGTGACAATAGCAGTGTCACCTCTCTATGCATCAGTCCGGATGggaaaatgctgctgtcagctggTAGAACTATAAAACTGTGGGACCTGGAGACCAAAGAAGTCTACAGAGTAAGTAACTGTGTTAAACTAAATGCAAAAAAGTATTCTTCCTGACAGGTGACATTACGTGTCTACTGTTTCCTGATAGAACATCAGAAGATTTCACTGGGTGTGAGGAGACACTTGgcagttttggggttgctggAAGCTGCTGCTGTGATGATACCTCAAGTGTGGTTTCAACTTGCCGAGAATTGAATGAGGATGTTAAATTCCTTGGCTGTGTCTGAGCACACTACCAGCACCCTTTCACAAGCCTGTGGCGGGAGGATGGATGCTGTGTGTTTCACAGGGTCCCTCGCTGATACCCTTCTCGCAGGAGAACTCGCTTTATCACAGTGTTAATTACTGCTGGCATGGGTTTGTGTGTGAGCTCCCTGACTTTTAACGAGTCCCTCCTTGAAGCCTTCAGGTTTCTTAGCTAAACTTCACATAACTAGTGGTATTATCAGTTTTGCTGTCGAAACAGTTGGAAGGCATAGGAGCGGAGTCCTTGTTGTTTCCTGAACATGGCTCAGACAGGAACAAATTACTATGTTTTAGATTTTCCATGCATGCAGCCATGTTCTCTTGCCCGCTAGCAGGTGGGACACAGCAAGTCTCTGAATCTTCTGGTACTTGCTGTCGGGTAAGTGCACACACATGTGCTGTTACTGTGGACTTGCTGGCACATGGCAACTACCATGTATGTCCACATTCTGTGATGACCAAAACTACTATTTACAAAACTAGATTGAAGAACTGATTTTTACAGCGTAAGTGTGTCAGCAGACCTGTGTGTTCGTCTTAGAGTTGAGAACAAAACTATGAATCTACTTTCTTTGTATAAGTTGAAGTGTAAAATGacatgggagagaaaaaaaatatgctttctgACAGTGACAGCAGTACAGGTGAATGTGGTATCTTTTGCATGAAAGTAGTCCCAGTGAATTTGCCTTGATTCCCGTATTTAACTTCTAAAATTCTTATAAAGATCTTGAGGGTCAGAAGAAATTTCCTTGAAATGCAAGGAAGCTGATCACTGGTAAAAAACTCACTGAAATGTACTTGTCTACTTAGTAACACTTGAATCTTTCCTAACTTTGaatgctgcttctttttctcttaGCATTTCACAGGCCATGCTACGTCAGTGTCATCATTAATGTTTACCACAGTGAAACCTATAAATGAAAACAAGCCTTTTGATGGAATTACAGGTCTTTATTTCTTGTCTGGAGCTATACATGACCGATTACTGAGTGTATGGTATGTAAGCTTTTCATAATTTGTAACTTTGATTATGATCAGTATGGAGGATAGGCTCAATAAGTATGTTCTGAACTCTGATTAAACAGAAGGAGCAGTCTGGAAAAATGCAGTGATGATCTCTGAAGTGGTGGTTTCAACTCACTGATTGTTGAATGAAGACCTGAATTTCCTTGGCTGTGTCTGAGCATGCTTCCAGTTGCCATTTGAGTCGCTAGTCTATGCTATGAGCATACTGTGTAATAGGGTTCTTTGTACTTGCTGTGAGGTTTATGCAGAGTTTTCTTGGTAAATTTCACTTTGGAGTTAATTTGCACTTGGAATTTAGAACACTTATTAATCTGAAAGCTGAAATTACAGCATGAGTATTTTAGAGTGGGGTAGATACTGCCACACTTGCTGGTAATTTATAGGCTTAATAATGCTTTTTAGGTGCAGAGGGTGCTGTTTGTGCTATGGTAAATAATGTGTACTGTTTGTGTCTTCCAGGCAGATCAGATCAGATAGGAAAGAAAAGAATGCTGTGATGTCTTTCACAGTAACAGATGAGCCAACTTTTATTGACCTGACTGTATCAGAAGTCAAAGAAGAGGTAGGAGCAATAGTTTGTAAACAAATACGTTCAACATTTTTAATTGTTGCATCAGTCTCCTTTTAAGGGTATAAAGAAAGAAGcttggttttgtatttgtttctgtTACACAGAGATGAGATCTGAATGCCAATTCGTAGGTGTAAGGGTGTTTATTACAAGTGGATTTATAAAGCTGGTTGTTTGAAATACTAATTTTCAAAGCTACTAAGTGCAAATTCagtgttttcttcagaaatgttGCTTGGGATGGCAGAGTGTCAATTGTTTCCCATTTAGAACAAGTTAATAATCAAAATAGTAGTTACGACTTGGcagcaaaaaaacacacacaaagaataTTTCTAAAAATCCAGTTTGGGTGTAGTCCTGGTTTTTTCTGGTATCAAGTGACTTTGACAGTGTAACTAACCGTATTTTGAATTAACTAGCCTTTACTGAGTTACAGTAGCAGTTTGTGTTCCTCAAGTCTCTCAGTTTCAGCAAGTGCAGGTCTTTCGAAGTAGTTGTCATATGAAAAATGTCTGCCTGTGAAACATGTTCACAAACTGTTTTAgtaattatttaaaacatttttctcctgCTGCCTTTAGATTCCTTTCCTAAAAACAGTATTTCATGCTGTGGTATCTAATGTTTCCAGTTGTGCCCTCTCACTGTGTGTACTGAAGTTAAGAGTATTCTGTAATGGACACCTGTCATTTAATTGCTCAGAATACTCATCTTGGGTTCCTTCCTCTAAGCATATTTACAATGTCAGCCACTTCGTAAACATTTGCCTCTAGACATGTCGGACACCATACTTTTGGAACTTTGCTGCTTGTGATAACATATATTAGCTACTGTGCAAACTGTTCAAATCTGGATATATCAGTAGTGAATACTGTAAAGTACAGTTTTGAGTGATCTTTTTGTTTCCTAATGGTTGTACTTGAATGTTTCTGAGGTGTTAGTGTCTTTCATCTTTCTTGCGGACTTGATGGTATCTGTAATACATTTAGTTACTGCAAAAAGTTGGATCATACCCATGCAACTGTCTCTGTGTCCTGTGCTTATGGGAGCCTTGTCCTTTGATCTAATTAAAACCTTTTACTGTGCTTTCTTTCAGCCTGTGAAGTTAGCAGTTGTGTGCAGAGATGGACAGTTGCATTTATTTGAACATATCTTAAATGGGTAAGTTAGTATTTGTTCTGAGTGTGTCTTTGGGAAAGGTCTGGGATTACTGTAAGGCAGAGTTAGTCTAGTCGTGCTGCGGCCTTTAAGCTCTTGTATCTGTTCACAAACCAGATTCTAACTAGTTCTTTGTCTTGAGTTACTGGACACATTTTTGGAGAACTTACTTGCTGGGGGCTGTGCTGCACTTCGGTATTGTGTTGATTAGCCAAGATTTTGTGTCTCTGCCTCATCTTAGTCATCTGTAGAAGGTATAAACTGTCTGAGTTTGCTGAGGACCTGCTAAGGAAAGGGGCTTAGATGTACAGGGTATTGAAGTGTTTAAGCTAAACCTATTGgaatttttttcattcctttttttttttcagttattgcaAAAAACCCTTAACATCAAACTGTACTATCCAGATAGCAACGCCTGGAAGTGATGAGGACTCCACACCAACACCAGTCCCTATTCTAGCAGCTGCATTTTGCACAGACAAACAGTCTCTGCTGCTTGTGTATGGAAACACCTTACAGCCCATCATAGAGAAAGTGGTATGTAAAATTTACTGGAGaggtttttcattttgttatatGGACTGCATTCTGCTCTTggagggcatttttttttttttttaaatttttttacattttaaaaattttgtaacAAGAAGATACTTATTCCTTTCCCCTTTTCTGGGAGCTATGGCTGTTGCCTCTGAGCTGTTTTGAAAAGCTATTTgtattcttccattctttcagttaAAATGCAGGTTGACATTACTGCCTCCTTTTCTTGCCATTTCAGCTGTTACTGAGACAATTGAAACTATTTTTAATACTGTTTCAGTTTATCTATATGAGCTTCTTGGGATAACATAGAGATCTGGCAACAAAAGGCAGATCTACAAAGCCGCTGCTGTTCTGGAGTGAAGAAAAGTTAATTCTACTTTTTACCTCTGGAATTTGTTCTCATCTTTCAGTAGCATAATGAATCACAGAGGTGAACCTCAAATATATTAACTGGTTTTGTTCCTGTCCTTCTAGTCTTTGAACACTACCGAATCCCACATATGTTTGATAAGGGACGTCAAGAAAGTGTTGTCGCTTAAAACAGATGTTGCTCTAACAAAGGTGAGCTTTGTGTGAAATGCGATTCTTTTGCTCCTTGTTTTACTTTGGAAATGGTAGAATTCACTGCTCTCTTTTAAAATGAGGTTGGGTTTCTGGACAGACCTGCTCAGAGCTGCAGTGGTAGCTACAGATGGCAGTAGCACTGAGGCAGGTGTGGATGAAGTGTTTTTCATGGCTGCCTTGTGTTCTGTTATGCTCTCGCACACAGTTAACCCCCCTGTAGCTCATAGCAAGTCCTGTTCTCAGCAGGTCTGCTTGGTACACAGGACTGGCTGATCGTTTATTTTCTGCTTGACATTAGTCCTTCCCCTTGAGTCCAACAGTTTGTACAGCCTCTTTGACCCTGAAGATTTGGGGTGAAGTTGGGATGGCTTAGTTTTAGAGTGTAAATAAAATGTCATGGAGCTTTAAATGGCATGTCCTTTTGGCTCTTTCTCGAGGTGGCCTTCGTGTGTTCCTCTCACATGGATATGGCACTTGAGAATGTGAGCTTGACCCTCAGATGGCAACAGTGTCCACAATGGCCACTTGCCACCATTTTCTCTCGTGCAGGATCCCCTGAGGGTTTAGAGACAGTCTGCGAAGTTCTTAATCAGTGTGCATATTCAAGGCTTTGAAGATTTGAAATGCTTGCAGTATCAGTGAAGTGAGCAGACAGCGCGGTTTTTCTAACCCTCAAGTTACCTATCGGATCTGGTGCTCCATCAGccaggtggggttttttgctgaGTCCTCTGTCCTGGAGCTGGTGGGTAGCAGAGCTGAAATGCAATGAGAGCTGTAGGAACGCCCTGGCATGCAGTGATGATACCCAACTTGGTTTCGCTTTTAGCTGAATTCCAGTGAAGACGCATTTCTCTTGGCTGTCTGAGCATGCCATGTGGGGAGAACGTCAATGATAATGTGGTGAGCGAAGGGTATTTTAAGACCATTGCTGTTCTATAGTAAAATTCTTGAGTcacaaaatacaatttttttacttttatggGCAGCATATGGAAGTTGTGTTGCTTACTATAGTAGGTTATACTTCTATTACTTTAGTGTGCACCCATCAGGTCTCTCACAAGTACAGAAGTTTGGGCAGATGCTTCAAAAAAGAGCCTGCTCAAAAGCACTGTGGTTAAGGAAGTGTTCTGGAAGTAGCAGGTAGCATTCTTGATAATCTGGAACTGGCATACTCCCTTACGTCCTCTGTGGGTCAGGGGAGCACTTGGTTTTAAATATATTGTGTTTAAAATTCAATCTCCTTTGTATTCATTGAAGATGGATATGCCATAGCTTGTTTGGTATAACCTAAGGTTGCTCTGTCATCGTGATAATACTCTAATTCAGACTACAGAGCTCTGCATCTGAGCAATCCCTAGAAGAAAATTGTTGGGATTGAAATGAATAGTACCTACTTTTACTGCTAGATTGTGCTGCTGGTTTTGATCAGTTCTTACCTTCCAATGGAAGCTGAATTAATCTGCATGTGGTTTATGGGCCTGACTGTTAGTACATGTGGTGTCTGTTGCTAGCAAACATCCAGTTATTTGTAGCTAGATACAAACATTTAGTTCAGTGAGTGTTACAGAACAAACTTGTAAGAAAAATTATTCACAGGTGAATCCAAAGAGACCATTTCTTTAGCGAATTTTGAAAACCAGCTGAGTTTTCCTTGAGGTtattaattgcttttaaaaatttaggaTTTTTCTAATATATGTGTCTAGAAAATGGTTGTGGCATGCTGGTTTTACCATGTACATGAGAGTCtcaaaatcagtattttaaattGGAAGAGGGCTCAAGATACTAGCAATTCTTACCCATGTGGTTATCCCTGTCTACTAGGTTAAGACGCCTGTTGTGAACTCGGACACCAAAGTTCTAGTGCCTGGCATTCCAGGACATAGTACAGCTGTCAAAGCTCCATcctctggaaaggaaaaaaagaaaaataagaggaaacCGGGAGAGTCACAGGTAAAGTGCTTCCTCTTTTCAGCACAGCAATAACGGAGAAACCAGTACTGTAAATCATGGTTACGCTTATTTAGGTGAACTTGAAATTACTTTGGTGTGGAAGCAAAGTTAGTGATATCATCATTTTGTATGAAAGAGACTTCCCTCTGCTCAAAACCTTTTCCCTGTTGAAGCCCTGTGCGCCTTgccctgcctgtggctctgccatgTTCTTACAGAACTTTGTCACACACTTGTGTTTGTCTCTCTGTGCTGAAGGCGTATTAGTGCTTTTCAGTCAAAACTTCATCCTCCCTTTTTTTCTTCAGCCTATTCTCTGTCAGTACATTCAAAAGACTATGCAAAGTTTTGTGCTATTTTCCAGCAGAATCAGAGGAAATGCTGTAGGTTAGGTACTTAGCTTTCAGCTGATGTTCCTGAGAAACTGCACTGAAACAGCACTGCCCTTGTTTACCATCTACAGGAAAGCATCGAGGAGCGCCTAGAGGCATTGGATATTGATGTGAGCAAAGTAAAAACTCCAGGTGGCCTTCCTCAAACAGATAGCTTTGCGGTACTGCTGGTTCAGGGCTTGGAAAGCAATGATGCAGAAATCTTAAATGTAAGTGTTCACAGATCGTTGTATACTGTTGAATCTATTCACTTGAGACTTGTGAGGAGCCTTCCTGAAAGCTGGGTAGGCTGAACAGTTGAGAACCTGTTATTTCTCCCAGCTGCTTTTTGCTGATTTGTCGCGCAAGGCAGTGGTATTATGAATTATAATAGCGGTattacctttttttgttgttgttatctgCCTTGCTTCTGGGTCAGTCTATGAACTTTGAGCTGCTGCTGTTTATGATAAATTTGTTACATCACAGTTCAGATGTTTTACAAGCAATGTTACTCATGCAGACACCTCTGTAGTTTGAGCTGGAGCATGATCTGTGCTTAGTCTCCTGAGTGTGTGGTTTCCAAGTAGGTACTGTTTGAAAAATCTGTTGATGACAACAGTTTCACTTGGAAAGCTTACTGTTGCACTTGGACGAAGAGGAAATTACAGTCTGGCGCAGGGAAGTGAATTCTTAAGAATCTGAAGCTGAATAGAAATTATTTACTGTAGCAGATACTGGTGATGGGTATTTACAGAAGTCAAGCACAGAAAATAGTGAGGGAAATTTTAATGTGCCTGTGATGTTTTGTTTCTAATATGGGGTGGGTGGGCTAGAGGCAATGCTAGATTGTTTTAGATGTGTTTAGAAGTTTAGATCAAGTGTCTTATTTTGCTAATTGTAGCTGACTAGAAAAATGGAACTCCTTTTCGTAGTAAATCTTCTTTTACTTGTTATCCTCATCTTGGGATACAAAGGTAgtagaatagaaaaagaaatttaaagcCAGGAATTTTTGATGGTGCTCATTGCTTGTATACATTAAAACGGAATGATTCTCTGatcatatttttccattttaacagAGAGTACTTAACACAAGGAAAGAACACGTAATAAAGAACACAGTAGCCAGAATGCCAATACATGCTGTCATTCCACTGCTGCATGAGGTAGGAGAGACTGTGTTTCTTGTACTGTCATACAAACCACATTTGGTTTGTGTTCTGTTTGGGTAAAGTCCAGGATATGTGTCTCTATTTTTACCAATGAAATCGATTTGGTAGTTTTACAGGACAGAAATTGTTCTTAATTTATCTCTATACGATCTTCTCTGATTGAAGCTTAACCAAAGGACAAAGTGCCAATGTCAATGCTAGGATGAGCATTAGATCAGGTAATAGTATCTTAAATGATTATGTGGGAAAAAGAAGTTAAGCTACACCTTATTTAGTCTGTGGCAAAAAATTACCGTTGCCTCTTCTTTTAGACTATTAAAATGGATGATAATTTAAAATACGAAAACAGCAGTACTGGCCAGAGCAGGTTTCGTGAGCATAAATATGGTATTCACGTGagagaaagaaatataaaatatgtaCTTTAAGCAGTGAGTTTAGATAGCACTTGAAAACTGAGAGgcaatttctttcctcttttggTTGCTGTATTTAAGCTTTGCAACATCACTTAGTTACAATTTTAAAAGGAATTTGGCTCTGAATTGCTTATTCTGTGGTATTAAATAAAATATGTGTTtggacagaaatattttaatgattgGCCTTATCTAGACATTACTTTGTTTAAACTAAACATTGATGAGTTGTTCTTGTTATGCTAATGGCACTCCATAACATAACTGTTAGATTTCTCTTGTATTTTAATGTGTTTGCCACCAGTaaggtttcatttttatttgtggCGCTAATCTTAACTGAATTATGCAGATGACCTGGTTTTGAGTGCTTAGACTTCATTGAAGCATATGTTGTGACACCTTCTTAGACTTATGTTAATGAGGTGCAGCCTTTCTTCCCTAGAATCTTTGTCAGAGGATCTAAGTGCAAGTGTTGTGGAGTACATTATCTCAGTGGCTGGACAGATCTTCATTTAACTGTCCTCTCCAGAGGCTGATTTGTTCTGTGAAACAGCCTTTGCCTGATATTACCTTCACTTGCTTCCCCAACTTGTCCATCTTGTAACAGCTGCTCTACTGAGCAGATACACAGAGACATAAACAAAGGGATTTCCTTCTATGTATTCCTGCCAGCTTTAAGCTTCTCTGAATATATTGCCTGTTAAGAGTCCCAGTTTTATTGTAATAATGAAAATCAGCTTCTGCAAGTTATCAGCCTATGTATAGGATGGTAGAGCCAGCAATGTAGTGTTCTGGAGGCTGGCAATGGTTAATCCTAGCCAACTTCAAATGGCTGGAGATCTTTCTGTCGCAATATTAGGACTGTCAAATGGATGTAATGTTGTGTTTTCGAACTCATTATGTGTTTGTTACTTACTGTTGACTGTTTTTGTCCTTTCAGCTTACGAAGAGATTGCAGGG is from Patagioenas fasciata isolate bPatFas1 chromosome 3, bPatFas1.hap1, whole genome shotgun sequence and encodes:
- the WDR43 gene encoding WD repeat-containing protein 43 isoform X1, with amino-acid sequence MAAAACGGEAVAAARALCAFSPRDRRLFAISNPDGRLRVWETAGSRLQHEYVPSAHLSAACTCLAWAPPGGRPPPSKDGPQRKKRKSEVAEVDKQLDILAIGTAVGSILLYSTVKGELQSKLDGGHDNRVNCVRWHQDNCCLYSCSEDKHIVEWNTQTCKVKCKWKGDNSSVTSLCISPDGKMLLSAGRTIKLWDLETKEVYRHFTGHATSVSSLMFTTVKPINENKPFDGITGLYFLSGAIHDRLLSVWQIRSDRKEKNAVMSFTVTDEPTFIDLTVSEVKEEPVKLAVVCRDGQLHLFEHILNGYCKKPLTSNCTIQIATPGSDEDSTPTPVPILAAAFCTDKQSLLLVYGNTLQPIIEKVSLNTTESHICLIRDVKKVLSLKTDVALTKVKTPVVNSDTKVLVPGIPGHSTAVKAPSSGKEKKKNKRKPGESQESIEERLEALDIDVSKVKTPGGLPQTDSFAVLLVQGLESNDAEILNRVLNTRKEHVIKNTVARMPIHAVIPLLHELTKRLQGNPYSASLMVRWLKSVFTQHASYLSTLPDLIPQLGMLYQLMESRVKTLQKLSRLHGRLYILVTQVAASEKAQDVADVNQTAKLVYEDESSEEEGSDDEMIADRDSDENWDEDEEKEEQSDEQDMDMTVEKEINGDSDLEPENESEEE
- the WDR43 gene encoding WD repeat-containing protein 43 isoform X2 is translated as MLGIGKDLKRSSSSILLPEQEHLEEVAQEGIQMGFDFHAGCYAVCDVSSQAQESCKKDGPQRKKRKSEVAEVDKQLDILAIGTAVGSILLYSTVKGELQSKLDGGHDNRVNCVRWHQDNCCLYSCSEDKHIVEWNTQTCKVKCKWKGDNSSVTSLCISPDGKMLLSAGRTIKLWDLETKEVYRHFTGHATSVSSLMFTTVKPINENKPFDGITGLYFLSGAIHDRLLSVWQIRSDRKEKNAVMSFTVTDEPTFIDLTVSEVKEEPVKLAVVCRDGQLHLFEHILNGYCKKPLTSNCTIQIATPGSDEDSTPTPVPILAAAFCTDKQSLLLVYGNTLQPIIEKVSLNTTESHICLIRDVKKVLSLKTDVALTKVKTPVVNSDTKVLVPGIPGHSTAVKAPSSGKEKKKNKRKPGESQESIEERLEALDIDVSKVKTPGGLPQTDSFAVLLVQGLESNDAEILNRVLNTRKEHVIKNTVARMPIHAVIPLLHELTKRLQGNPYSASLMVRWLKSVFTQHASYLSTLPDLIPQLGMLYQLMESRVKTLQKLSRLHGRLYILVTQVAASEKAQDVADVNQTAKLVYEDESSEEEGSDDEMIADRDSDENWDEDEEKEEQSDEQDMDMTVEKEINGDSDLEPENESEEE